CACGGCTCACGTTTTCGGCAGATCAAGTGCGGTGAGTGCCGGGTGGTGAGGCGCGGCGCGGCCCTGAGGTGCGCTGGCGGATGTGGGCCGGTTGCGTCGCGGGCGTGCGGACGAGGGTGGTCACGGGGGATCTCCATCGCTAAGGAGCGGATCGGGGAGGGCGGACCAGCCGTCCCAGCCCAGTGACAGTTCTGCGTCGGTGAGGAGGGCGGAGCGGATTCGCTGCTCGTCGAGGCCGGTGCCGGTGAAGGTGATCTCGTTGCGTCGCTCGCCGTAGTAGTCGTGCCAGAACCACGAGGCGAGCGTTCGCCGCTGCGGTGAGGCGGTCCCACGCGCCCTGTGCACCGGCCTCCAGCCAGCGGTCCGCTTCGCGGATTTCCAGGTGTGGCCCGGCCGAGCGCCAGGTCACGACGGAGTCGGGGCGGCTGGACAGCCACAGGTGTCCGCGGCTGCGCACCACGCCGCACATCACGGCGCTGAGTGCATCTGCCAGTCGCTCGGGGTGCAAGGGGCGGCGGGCCCGCCACAGTAGGGAATCCACACCGTGGTTGCTGCCGCGACGTGAGCGCGGCACGGTGATGGGTTCCAGTTGTGCCCGCCACTCCTCGACGGTTCCAGGGGGTGCCGGCTGGACAAGGGATGCTGGTAGATCCGCTTCCGCTTCGTCGGTGCCCGGGTGCCGTACGAGCAGAGCTTGCCCGTTGAGATGGCTGGCCAGTGCGGCAACGCCGGCCGCGCGCCGTCTGTCGCTCTTCGCCGACCCGGGCACGATCAGTGCGTCCGCTGCCTCGATCTGGCGGGCGGCGAACTCGGCGGGTGTCAGGGGGGTGCTGCGAGGGCCGCCGTTCCACAGGTGCACGGCTCGGTGGACGCAGCCAATGTCCGCCATGAAGGACGCCGGATCGACGCCTACGAGGATGGGGGCTGGATCGAAGTGGTCCTCCAATGAGCTGCTTCCGGTCCGCGTGTGCCACAACTCCACAAGGAACGCAAGGACATCGACCTCCTCGGGCAGGGCGAGGATGACGTGCGGATGTCCTGCGGTGCGCTTGAGGGAGAGGAGATCCTGGCGGAGGATCACCGCCGGATCGCCGGTCGCGCTCAGGGGCGTGGTGTCCCGAAGGCGCGCATCGCCTCCGGTCATGAAGCGTTGGACGGCCGGGTAGCCGTCGTCGGTCGTATCCTGGACCGACACAGACAAGATCACAGCGCGGGGAGAAGCGCGCATCGCCTGGTTCACCACTGTGCCGCGCGCGTCAGGAGTGTTGCCGACGACCACGCTCAAAAGGCCCTTGGGCATGGCGGAGCTCATCAGTTGAGGCGTGGGAGGGGACGGGGTCGGGGGGCCGGTGCTGGGCGCAAGCCGACGCGCAGCGTGCCGTCGTCCGGCATTTCTGCCAGCAGCCATGCGCCGACGGACTCCGCGTCGGCTTCGGTGACGATCGGACCAAGAAGTACTGCGGCACTCGTGGGTCTGGGGTCCGTTGCGCACGGTTGCACGGCGGCGTACAGACCGCTGGTGGAACGACAGTCCAGGAGCCGTCCCAGACATCCGGTAGCGACCATGACCCCGTGGGGGCAGCTGCGGACAGCATGCCGCAGCCGGTCCATCACCTGGCTGTCTATGGATTCCCGGCAGTTCGTGCATGCGACCAAGGTGAAGGGGCGGATCCGACGACTGTCGTGGGCCACGTCGGGCATGCTTGCTCGCTCCTTGTTGAAAATGGTTTCCATTTTTATAGCATGCCGCAGTGTCGGGATGGTTGCAGTGAGGCCCCCGGGTGACCGGCTGCCGGACTGCCCGGCGTGGGCGTGGAGGGGGTGTCGGTCAAGGCTGGGTAACGGATTCCGAGGTGGGGGCCGGGTGCGCTCCGCATGGTGTGAGGGGCGCGGCCGCGCCGGTGCCGGTGGGCGGCTTTGGGGTGTTATTCATGGCCGAGTCGGCGAGCCAGAACCTGCGTGGCCGGTCGCTGACCTGCTCGGCGACTCTCAGACTGACGAGCCTGCTGGGGCGTTGGCGATCTGAGGACCTATCAATGATGCGGTTGATCCGGGTGGCGATGAATGACTCGTCGGGGTGTGCCGGAGCGCTCGGCGCGAGCGGCCTTCCGCGCTTGGCGCGGGTACGCCGGTTCCGTCGGCCGCCCCCACCTGCCGGACCGAGGCGGCGGCCATGTTCCTGAGGGCACCCAACACGGCCTTGCTGTTCGACATGGAGCTGGCGGCCGAGGGGCTGTGGTGCGATCTGTGCCAGCTGCACCTGGCCACCACGGAGGAGGTGAGCCTGGCCGGGCTTCCTACGACCGCCCGGTACACGGCCGAGGACCTGATTCAGATCGGCCGTCAGGGCGGCGCGCCTGTGACGGACGTCGTCTCGTACGCTATGCGGCCCCTGCCCGACGACAGTTTCTGACCACCGTCCGGCTTGCTGGCGACTCCCGTGTGACCTACCAGAGCAGAGAGGACGACCTGTCAGATGGCAGCGCCGGACGATACGACATCCCGCTCCCCGAGGGGTGATCTTCAGCCTTCCGATCCGCTGCCGGAAGGCAGCGATGGGGGAAGGTCCCTGCGTCGGCGCATCGCCGACAGATGGAGCGGCCTCGGGTCCGCCGACAAAGCGGGCGTGATCGTCGGCGTGGCCACTGCCGTGGTCGGAGGCTTCTTGGCCCTCTCCAACGGCCGCGCGTCCGCAGCCAGCCCCGAACGCGACAGCTACGCCGATAGCTACGACCCCTTCGAACACCCCCACTGGACCAAACATGCAGGCGGCTACTACGTATGCCGTCACAAGGGGTGCAGCAAGAAGGCGAACCCGACCATCACCGCTCACGACTGCTGCGGCCGGTGCTGGCCCGGCCGGTGCCGCCTGCGGCGCGGAAGTCCGTGAAGTACTACCGGACATGCACCGTCCGGCTGCCCTTGGCGATAGTGCCCACGGCCAGCGCGAGGAAGCGGCTGTCGCCGATCAGTCTGACCTGCAGCGACGGATGGAAATGCCCGATGCGAAGCCCGGTTGGTCCGCACCTGGCCCGGATCTTGGTATGTGGTGCCAGCGGCGGAGCTTCTCGCGGTACTCCCTGGCAATGTTGCAGCCGCCGTCCAGCCACCCGTGTCAGCCCGACTTCGGCGGCTTCTGCGCGTCGAAAGCGAAGAGAGTGTTCTTGGCCGCGGCCACGATCACCGCACGCCCTGCAAGAGTCACATGTGGGCTTGCGTCCTGCTCGCCGGTCAAACCATCGACCTGCGGATCTGTTGTCCATAGGGGTTTGCCGTCGTCCGGCGACAGCGCGACCACCCGGCCGGTGGCCGAGCTGAAATACAGTGCGTCCGCTCCCGCACCAGGACCCGACGCGCCCTCTACGCCAGTCTGCCGCGACCACTTCTTCCGGCCGGTCGCGGGGTCGAGTGCTGTGACGAGACCGGTCTGCCCGCTCACGTATACGGTGCTGTCCGCCATGCCGGGCGTCCCCGCGTATGTCTTGGCCAGTCGGGAGTACGTGACCTTCCGCGAGGCCGGGTCAACCTGCGCCACCCCGTTGTAGCCGGCCAGCTCCGTTCCCTTCCTGTGTACTTGCAGGAGTACGAGCCTGCCGTTGGCGACGTCCATCGGCACGGCGGGGCCGTTGACCGCGATGGGCCTGCCTAGTGTCCCCGAGGCGCGGTCGACCGGGTACAGGGCGGGGTGGCGCACTGCCAAGGCATCCACCTCCGCATCC
This Streptomyces decoyicus DNA region includes the following protein-coding sequences:
- a CDS encoding GTP-binding protein, which translates into the protein MSSAMPKGLLSVVVGNTPDARGTVVNQAMRASPRAVILSVSVQDTTDDGYPAVQRFMTGGDARLRDTTPLSATGDPAVILRQDLLSLKRTAGHPHVILALPEEVDVLAFLVELWHTRTGSSSLEDHFDPAPILVGVDPASFMADIGCVHRAVHLWNGGPRSTPLTPAEFAARQIEAADALIVPGSAKSDRRRAAGVAALASHLNGQALLVRHPGTDEAEADLPASLVQPAPPGTVEEWRAQLEPITVPRSRRGSNHGVDSLLWRARRPLHPERLADALSAVMCGVVRSRGHLWLSSRPDSVVTWRSAGPHLEIREADRWLEAGAQGAWDRLTAAANARLVVLARLLRRATQRDHLHRHRPRRAANPLRPPHRRRTVTGLGRLVRPPRSAP